A region of Corvus cornix cornix isolate S_Up_H32 chromosome 3, ASM73873v5, whole genome shotgun sequence DNA encodes the following proteins:
- the LOC104696631 gene encoding ninein-like protein isoform X2 produces MVPRSGLQHAAGTSYGYKLQCLWSQVRKIAKERDKARLNLEKAERHCLQLGRELDEQYIALEHTQSKLRNFQAEIEAKELLLQQAVSHQAKLEADTRLLQGKEANLQGRLNHVMKENSQLQNKVTEMAEKLSASEEMVLELQKELSRIVKDKLEQGEPHSPEFLKQSERFAEIVLEYEQQCQVLYDQNGALRRELQRLRLQLQESRAEGGLPAAEMSLPVEQLQEQLQDLKVQLETKSEKSKEELSHPDVKRHQLGCEPPEHKAGYSDGLGTAQLQSQRLLEAEWLLGAEIAARLEHHQRHAACWMEMQLLQQQLQASQETLLEAKASLSLAQTQHALQLQQAKAQINNMVPKKQFEQLQNTLREEQCKTQQLQESLQQQADQTCRQLLRTQEEHEHLLQAAVEQAEGLEHSLRNAEAVLAERAAQLRDAQAQLSRNKLLIEELRGENRRFAMALQAAELKQKSMEEKNQLLEEQASALKQLIGKITPASLSG; encoded by the exons AATTTGGAGAAGGCAGAGAgacactgcctgcagctgggcagggagctggatgAGCAGTACATCGCTCTCGAGCACACCCAGAGCAAGCTCAG GAATTTTCAGGCAGAAATAGAGGCAAAAGAGCTGCTTTTGCAGCAAGCAGTGAGTCACCAGGCAAAGCTGGAAGCTGATACACGGCTCCTCCAGGGCAAAGAGGCCAACCTGCAAGGGAGACTGAACCATGTGATGAAG GAGAACTCACAGCTGCAAAACAAGGTCACGGAGATGGCTGAGAAACTGTCAGCCTCTGAGGAAATGGTGTTGGAGCTGCAAAAAGAGCTCAGCCGCATTGTGAAGGATAAG ctggagcagggggagccCCACAGCCCAGAGTTCCTGAAGCAGAGCGAGCGCTTTGCTGAGATTGTCCTGGAGTAcgagcagcagtgccag GTGCTGTACGACCAGAATGGAGCACTGCgaagggagctgcagaggctgcgcctccagctgcaggagagcagggctgagggagggctgccagcagcag AGATGTCGCTCCCAGTGGAGCAGCtccaagagcagctgcaggacctGAAGGTGCAGCTGGAAACCAAG AGTGAGAAGAGCAAGGAGGAGCTCTCTCACCCAGATGTCAAGAGGCATCAGCTGGGCTGTGAACCCCCTGAGCACAAGGCTGGTTACAGTGATGGCCTTggcactgcccagctgcagagccagaggcTTCTGGAGGCTGAATGGCTACTAGGAGCAGAGATTGCTGCAAGGCTGGAGCACCACCAGAGGCATGCAGCATGTTGGATGGAgatgcagctgctccagcagcagctccaggcctcGCAGGAAACG CTTTTGGAAGCCAAAGCAAGCCTGAGCCTGGCCCAGACCCAGCACGCTCTGCAGTTGCAGCAGGCCAAGGCCCAGATAAACAACATGGTGCCAAAGAAGCAGTTTGAGCAGCTGCAAAACACCTTGAGAGAGGAACAATGCAAGactcagcagctccaggaaagcctccagcagcaggctgACCAAACAtgcaggcagctgctcaggACCCAG GAGGAACACGAGcatctgctgcaggcagctgtggagcaggcagaggggctggaacaCAGTCTGAGGAAtgctgaagctgtgctggcagagagggCAGCTCAGCTCAGAGATGCCCAG GCCCAACTCTCCAGGAACAAACTATTGATTGAAGAGCTCCGTGGAGAGAACAGGAGGTTTGCAATGGCCCTGCAGGCTGCTGAGCTGAAGCAGAAGAGCATGGAGGAGAAGAACCAGCTGTTGGAGGAGCAAGCCTCAGCTCTGAAGCAGCTTATTGGAAAAATCACACCAGCATCTCTGAGTGGATGA
- the GINS1 gene encoding DNA replication complex GINS protein PSF1 isoform X1: protein MAAERGMELVRELHRAAGGHLPPFRTEELRQALEEMRALYERNQADVSEAKSGRTDLIFLIRFRHCCLLRNQRCLLAYLYDRLLRIRALRWEYGSVLPNTIQFHMSAEEVEWFNRYKKSLATYMRSVGGEEGLDLTQDIKPPKSLYIEVRCLRDHGEFEIDDGTTILLKKNSQHFLPRWKCEQLIRQGVLEHVLS, encoded by the exons ATGGCGGCGGAGCGGGGCATGGAGCTGGTGCGGGAGCTGCACCGCGCCGCCGGCGGGCACCTCCCGCCCTTCCGG ACGGAGGAGCTGCGGCAGGCGCTGGAGGAGATGCGGGCGCTCTACGAGCGGAACCAGGCGGACGT GTCCGAAGCGAAGTCGGGACGGACGGACCTGATTTTCCTCATCCGGTTCCggcactgctgcctgctccgGAACCAGCGCTGCCTCCTGGCCTACCT GTACGACCGGTTGCTGCGGATCCGAGCACTGAGGTGGGAGTATGGCAGCGTTCTGCCCAACACCATCCAGTTCCACATGTCGGCTGAGGAA GTGGAGTGGTTCAATCGGTACAAAAAGTCTCTGGCTACCTACATGAGGTCAGtaggaggagaggaggggctGGATCTCACACAGGACATTAAACCTCCTAAAAGCTTGTACATTGAA GTGCGGTGTTTAAGAGACCACGGGGAGTTTGAGATCGATGATGGCACTACCATCCTGCTGAAAAAGAACAGCCAG caCTTTTTACCCCGCTGGAAATGCGAGCAGTTGATCAGACAAGGAGTCCTGGAGCACGTTCTGTCCTAA
- the LOC104696631 gene encoding ninein-like protein isoform X1: protein MVPRSGLQHAAGTSYGYKLQCLWSQVRKIAKERDKARLNLEKAERHCLQLGRELDEQYIALEHTQSKLRNFQAEIEAKELLLQQAVSHQAKLEADTRLLQGKEANLQGRLNHVMKENSQLQNKVTEMAEKLSASEEMVLELQKELSRIVKDKLEQGEPHSPEFLKQSERFAEIVLEYEQQCQRVKVLYDQNGALRRELQRLRLQLQESRAEGGLPAAEMSLPVEQLQEQLQDLKVQLETKSEKSKEELSHPDVKRHQLGCEPPEHKAGYSDGLGTAQLQSQRLLEAEWLLGAEIAARLEHHQRHAACWMEMQLLQQQLQASQETLLEAKASLSLAQTQHALQLQQAKAQINNMVPKKQFEQLQNTLREEQCKTQQLQESLQQQADQTCRQLLRTQEEHEHLLQAAVEQAEGLEHSLRNAEAVLAERAAQLRDAQAQLSRNKLLIEELRGENRRFAMALQAAELKQKSMEEKNQLLEEQASALKQLIGKITPASLSG, encoded by the exons AATTTGGAGAAGGCAGAGAgacactgcctgcagctgggcagggagctggatgAGCAGTACATCGCTCTCGAGCACACCCAGAGCAAGCTCAG GAATTTTCAGGCAGAAATAGAGGCAAAAGAGCTGCTTTTGCAGCAAGCAGTGAGTCACCAGGCAAAGCTGGAAGCTGATACACGGCTCCTCCAGGGCAAAGAGGCCAACCTGCAAGGGAGACTGAACCATGTGATGAAG GAGAACTCACAGCTGCAAAACAAGGTCACGGAGATGGCTGAGAAACTGTCAGCCTCTGAGGAAATGGTGTTGGAGCTGCAAAAAGAGCTCAGCCGCATTGTGAAGGATAAG ctggagcagggggagccCCACAGCCCAGAGTTCCTGAAGCAGAGCGAGCGCTTTGCTGAGATTGTCCTGGAGTAcgagcagcagtgccag AGAGTCAAG GTGCTGTACGACCAGAATGGAGCACTGCgaagggagctgcagaggctgcgcctccagctgcaggagagcagggctgagggagggctgccagcagcag AGATGTCGCTCCCAGTGGAGCAGCtccaagagcagctgcaggacctGAAGGTGCAGCTGGAAACCAAG AGTGAGAAGAGCAAGGAGGAGCTCTCTCACCCAGATGTCAAGAGGCATCAGCTGGGCTGTGAACCCCCTGAGCACAAGGCTGGTTACAGTGATGGCCTTggcactgcccagctgcagagccagaggcTTCTGGAGGCTGAATGGCTACTAGGAGCAGAGATTGCTGCAAGGCTGGAGCACCACCAGAGGCATGCAGCATGTTGGATGGAgatgcagctgctccagcagcagctccaggcctcGCAGGAAACG CTTTTGGAAGCCAAAGCAAGCCTGAGCCTGGCCCAGACCCAGCACGCTCTGCAGTTGCAGCAGGCCAAGGCCCAGATAAACAACATGGTGCCAAAGAAGCAGTTTGAGCAGCTGCAAAACACCTTGAGAGAGGAACAATGCAAGactcagcagctccaggaaagcctccagcagcaggctgACCAAACAtgcaggcagctgctcaggACCCAG GAGGAACACGAGcatctgctgcaggcagctgtggagcaggcagaggggctggaacaCAGTCTGAGGAAtgctgaagctgtgctggcagagagggCAGCTCAGCTCAGAGATGCCCAG GCCCAACTCTCCAGGAACAAACTATTGATTGAAGAGCTCCGTGGAGAGAACAGGAGGTTTGCAATGGCCCTGCAGGCTGCTGAGCTGAAGCAGAAGAGCATGGAGGAGAAGAACCAGCTGTTGGAGGAGCAAGCCTCAGCTCTGAAGCAGCTTATTGGAAAAATCACACCAGCATCTCTGAGTGGATGA
- the LOC104696631 gene encoding ninein-like protein isoform X3 — protein MVPRSGLQHAAGTSYGYKLQCLWSQVRKIAKERDKARLNLEKAERHCLQLGRELDEQYIALEHTQSKLRNFQAEIEAKELLLQQAVSHQAKLEADTRLLQGKEANLQGRLNHVMKENSQLQNKVTEMAEKLSASEEMVLELQKELSRIVKDKVLYDQNGALRRELQRLRLQLQESRAEGGLPAAEMSLPVEQLQEQLQDLKVQLETKSEKSKEELSHPDVKRHQLGCEPPEHKAGYSDGLGTAQLQSQRLLEAEWLLGAEIAARLEHHQRHAACWMEMQLLQQQLQASQETLLEAKASLSLAQTQHALQLQQAKAQINNMVPKKQFEQLQNTLREEQCKTQQLQESLQQQADQTCRQLLRTQEEHEHLLQAAVEQAEGLEHSLRNAEAVLAERAAQLRDAQAQLSRNKLLIEELRGENRRFAMALQAAELKQKSMEEKNQLLEEQASALKQLIGKITPASLSG, from the exons AATTTGGAGAAGGCAGAGAgacactgcctgcagctgggcagggagctggatgAGCAGTACATCGCTCTCGAGCACACCCAGAGCAAGCTCAG GAATTTTCAGGCAGAAATAGAGGCAAAAGAGCTGCTTTTGCAGCAAGCAGTGAGTCACCAGGCAAAGCTGGAAGCTGATACACGGCTCCTCCAGGGCAAAGAGGCCAACCTGCAAGGGAGACTGAACCATGTGATGAAG GAGAACTCACAGCTGCAAAACAAGGTCACGGAGATGGCTGAGAAACTGTCAGCCTCTGAGGAAATGGTGTTGGAGCTGCAAAAAGAGCTCAGCCGCATTGTGAAGGATAAG GTGCTGTACGACCAGAATGGAGCACTGCgaagggagctgcagaggctgcgcctccagctgcaggagagcagggctgagggagggctgccagcagcag AGATGTCGCTCCCAGTGGAGCAGCtccaagagcagctgcaggacctGAAGGTGCAGCTGGAAACCAAG AGTGAGAAGAGCAAGGAGGAGCTCTCTCACCCAGATGTCAAGAGGCATCAGCTGGGCTGTGAACCCCCTGAGCACAAGGCTGGTTACAGTGATGGCCTTggcactgcccagctgcagagccagaggcTTCTGGAGGCTGAATGGCTACTAGGAGCAGAGATTGCTGCAAGGCTGGAGCACCACCAGAGGCATGCAGCATGTTGGATGGAgatgcagctgctccagcagcagctccaggcctcGCAGGAAACG CTTTTGGAAGCCAAAGCAAGCCTGAGCCTGGCCCAGACCCAGCACGCTCTGCAGTTGCAGCAGGCCAAGGCCCAGATAAACAACATGGTGCCAAAGAAGCAGTTTGAGCAGCTGCAAAACACCTTGAGAGAGGAACAATGCAAGactcagcagctccaggaaagcctccagcagcaggctgACCAAACAtgcaggcagctgctcaggACCCAG GAGGAACACGAGcatctgctgcaggcagctgtggagcaggcagaggggctggaacaCAGTCTGAGGAAtgctgaagctgtgctggcagagagggCAGCTCAGCTCAGAGATGCCCAG GCCCAACTCTCCAGGAACAAACTATTGATTGAAGAGCTCCGTGGAGAGAACAGGAGGTTTGCAATGGCCCTGCAGGCTGCTGAGCTGAAGCAGAAGAGCATGGAGGAGAAGAACCAGCTGTTGGAGGAGCAAGCCTCAGCTCTGAAGCAGCTTATTGGAAAAATCACACCAGCATCTCTGAGTGGATGA
- the GINS1 gene encoding DNA replication complex GINS protein PSF1 isoform X2 translates to MRALYERNQADVSEAKSGRTDLIFLIRFRHCCLLRNQRCLLAYLYDRLLRIRALRWEYGSVLPNTIQFHMSAEEVEWFNRYKKSLATYMRSVGGEEGLDLTQDIKPPKSLYIEVRCLRDHGEFEIDDGTTILLKKNSQHFLPRWKCEQLIRQGVLEHVLS, encoded by the exons ATGCGGGCGCTCTACGAGCGGAACCAGGCGGACGT GTCCGAAGCGAAGTCGGGACGGACGGACCTGATTTTCCTCATCCGGTTCCggcactgctgcctgctccgGAACCAGCGCTGCCTCCTGGCCTACCT GTACGACCGGTTGCTGCGGATCCGAGCACTGAGGTGGGAGTATGGCAGCGTTCTGCCCAACACCATCCAGTTCCACATGTCGGCTGAGGAA GTGGAGTGGTTCAATCGGTACAAAAAGTCTCTGGCTACCTACATGAGGTCAGtaggaggagaggaggggctGGATCTCACACAGGACATTAAACCTCCTAAAAGCTTGTACATTGAA GTGCGGTGTTTAAGAGACCACGGGGAGTTTGAGATCGATGATGGCACTACCATCCTGCTGAAAAAGAACAGCCAG caCTTTTTACCCCGCTGGAAATGCGAGCAGTTGATCAGACAAGGAGTCCTGGAGCACGTTCTGTCCTAA